Within the Opitutaceae bacterium TAV5 genome, the region AAGCTGTACCGAGCGAAACGACAGTCTGCCAAACTGAAAAGCTGAAACACCGGACCACCCCGGAGCGGCGGCATTCCTGCCGCTGCGACGAGGCGCGTCAGCGCCTCGCCGTCCTGGCCCGTTCTGACCGGCGACGCTGCGCGTCGTCTGCAGCGGCAGGAATGCCGCCGCTCCGTCCAGACCACGTAACATCCAGCCGTCGGACCTCAGCGCTTCGACACCGCAGGCGCCTAGAGCCACTTCGCGCCGCCGCGGAGCGCTTCCACCCGCTTGAGCAGCGCCTTGATTTCCTGGGCTTTCGCCTTGGGGACGACGAGCGTGGCATCGGGCGTGTGGACAACGATGAGGTCGTCGGCCCCGAGCACGGCCACGAGGTGTTTTGTCTTTTCGTCGGCGAACACGAGGTTGTTGCTCCCCTGCTCCACCACGGCGAGGCCGCGGGTGACGTTGCCGGCGGCGTCGGGCGTGAAGTGTTTCGGCACCGCCGGCCAGGCGCCCACGTCATCCCAGTCGAATGACGACGGCAGCACCACGACGTTGGTCGATTTTTCGAGCAGCGCGTAATCCACCGAGATGCGCGGCAATTTCGGGTAAACGCGTTTCAGGGTGGCGTCGAGCGGGGCTTTTCTGGCGGGCGCGAGCGCGGCGCGGATTTTCGCCAGGCCGGCGTCGAGTTCCGGCGCGTGCGCGGCAAAGGCGGCGTTCACCACCGGCACGCTCCAGACAAACATGCCGGCGTTCCAGAGGTAGTCGCCCGAGGCGAGGTACTGTCCGGCGACCTCCTGCTTCGGCTTCTCGACAAACCGCTTCACGCGCGAGACGGCGCGGCGGCGGCGGTCGATGGTGAAGGTTTTCCAGGCGTCGCCCTTCTGGATGTAGCCGAAACCGGTGGCGGGCTCCGTCGGCGTGATGCCGATGGTGACCATCACGTCGTCGGCCGCGGCCGCGGCGAAAGCGGCTTTCAGGTCGGTCTGGTAAGCCTTCGCGTCGTGGATGACGTGGTCGGCGGGCAACACGGCGAAAACGCCTTTCGGGTCGCGCGCGCCGACGAGCGCGGCGGCGAGGCCGACGGCGGCGGCGGTGTCGCGGCCGACCGGCTCCACCACGACGTTGGCGGCGGGGATGCCCTTGCACACGGCGCGCACGGCCTTGGCCTGCACGGCGCTGGTAATGACAAAAATGTTTTTCGCCGGAGCGAGCGGTTTTACCCGGTCGAGCGTCTGCACGAGCAGCGGTTTGTCCCCGACGACCGGCAGCAGGTGTTTGGGACACGCGGCGCGGCTTTGCGGCCAGAAACGTTCCCCTTTTCCTCCGGCGATGATGACGATGAAAGGTTCGGACATGATGATGTGTGTTGTGGTAGTAGTGCTAGCGTGGTGACGTGGTCTGGAAACGGATGTTCGGCATCTGGCACGGGGGCAAGAGATTAACCGCGCAGGTGCGCGGATATCCATGAGGGATCGCGGCGGCAGTCGACGACAGCGCGAATGCGAACCCGGGGAGGCTCATACGAGTAGTAGATGGCATAAGGAAAACGATCCGTGAGAGCCCGGTGATACCCGTAAACCTTGCGATGGGCTCCAGCGTGCAGCTTTAGCGACTCGATGGCCGAAAACACGGTTTCGAGAAAATAAGGACCAAGCCACGGTTCTTTCCGCGCATAAAATTCGAAACCGGTCGAGAGGTCGTCGCGGGCGGACTCCAGAATTTCCAGCTGAATGCCGGTCATCACGTTTACAGATGACGAGCCCGGAGTTGCTTTTTGGCATCCTCCCAGGAGAGGAACGAATCGCGTCCTTCAGCCAGATCCTGCTCACGCCTGGCGAGCAGTTCCCGATGCCATTCCGGCGAGGGAACATTTGCCGGATCGCGGGATATGTCCTGCCAGAGCTCTTCCATCAGCGAGAGTTTTTCCTCGGTCGTCAGCTCCGAAATTGCGATCTGGCTTGGCATGGAAACAAGGTTATGCGGGACGATAGCGCGCACAAGCGGGTTTTTCTATAATGCAGTTCAGATTCAGAAATCTGAACAGAAGTTAAAAAGGTCACGAAGGCCGGCTTGATTCATGGAAGATTCTCAAAGATGCGTAACGTTTTCGTAGAAAAGTCTGATGCGAGGACTACGCCTTCGTTATCTTCTTGGCTTCTGTTCAAAGGTTTTGCCGCAACCCGCCGCACGTGCGAAACGGCGGCCGGCCTCGCGGAGGGCGTCGCCGGCGAGGACGCCGTAGCTGAGGCGGACATGATTTTTCGGCACATCGTCGCCGAAACAGAGATCGCCCGGCACGTAGAGGACGCCTTCCCGCAGGCATGCCTTGCAGAAGGCCGACTCCATCCCCGTGTCCGTGCCCTCCGGAGCGCGCAGCCACAGGTAGAGGCCGCCTTCCGGTTCGCTCCAGCGCCAGCCGCGCGCGGCGAGGCCGGCATCGTGCAACGTCTCGTGCAGCATGCGCATTTTGGCGGCGTAAGTCGGGCGGATCGCCGCGAGCTGCCGCTCGAATGCGCCGCTGGCGAGCGCATGTTCGCAGATGGCCTGGCTGAAGTTGGCGGTGCCGAAATCCTGATGCCCCTTCGTGTGCAGCATGACATGAAGCCAGCGGTCATCGGTGCAGACGCCCCAGCCGGTCTTGAGTCCGCTGGCAAAGGTCTTGGTCAGCGTCTCCAGGTAGAGCCGCGGAAACGCGCTCCACTGTGGCAGGGTGAGCACGCCCGGCGCGGCGGGCGGGCGGTTGTACCAAAGTTCCCGATACGCAGCGTCCTCGATCACGGGGACGACGCAGTCCTCCGCGACAAGCGCATCGGCGAGCGTTTCCTTTTCGGCGAGCGTGAGCGTGCGGCCGGAGGGGTTGGAGAAGCAGGAAACGAAATACACCGCCTTGAGCCGGGCGCGTTCGCCGCCGGCACGGAGCTGGCGGAGGCGGGCACGGAGGGCCTCGCCGTCGACGAGGCCGGCGTCATCGACCGGGATCGAGAGCGCGCGCACGCCCATGCCCTGCAACAGTTCGAGAAACACAAAGTAGCTCGGCCGGTCCACGAGCACGATGTCGCCCGGTTCGCAGAGCACCTGGATCGCAAGGTAAAGGGCCTGCTGCGAGCCGTTGGTGACAAAGGTCCGCGCCGCGAGCGCGTCGGCGTCGAGCGACGGTTCTTTCGCGGCGAGGCGGGCGGCCAGCAGGCGGCGCAGGCCGGGGCGGCCCTGGTTGGTGCCGTATTGCAGAAACTCGGGATCGGCCGCGCCCTCGCGCGCCAGCGTGGCCACGGCCGATTGCACGGCGGCGAGCGGCAGCGTGTGGTTGTCCGTAAAACCGGCGGCGAGCGAAAGCAGCCCCGGCGTCTGGAGCGCGGTGGTCATGAGCCGCGTGATTTGCGGCGACTGCGCCCGGCGACCGGCGGCGGACAAGGTGACGGCGGGACCCGCAGAGGCGGACGCGGCGGCGGAAACAGACAAGGTGCTCATGACTGGCGAAACCGGAAAGCAAAACGGCGATGCAGGCGATCCACAAGCAGCAAGAGAACGGACCGGAAATTCCGGGTGTCGCCGGAAGTGATGGAAGCCGGAGAAGTGGCACGGGCATCCCTGCCCGTGGACGGCGCGAAGCGCCGCCTTCCGGAACACGGGCTGGAAGCCCGTGCCACTTCATGGGCAAGGATGCCCGTGCCACTTCCACTTCCGACTACACCCGGAAATCCCGGGCTTGCAGATGCGACGGGCAGCCTCTAGCCAATGCGTCGTACTCGTTCATACCGTAAACCGTATCCCTCCCGACCGACTCAACTCCAACCCACCAAACAATCCATCATCTCTTTCGCGTAGCTTCGGCTGCTGTCCACATCGAAACCTAGGAAATTTCGAAACAGAAAGGCCGCGCTGGATGTGCGCCCCAAATTGGGGCGCATTGAAAGCGTTCTTTCTGTGGGCTCTCCTAGGTGCCTGATGTGGGACGCAAGTAAGTGCGTCCCTCTTTTTTTCGGGCACCATGGATGCTCCCGCAGAGGACTTCCGCAGACATCGGCAAAGGCGCGCGACCCTTTATCATGTCCGCTTCACTACCCGAACCCGGAGACGTCGCGCGCTCGAGCCGGGCCTGTCTTCCTCCGCTTCCCCGCGCCAAAACCGACGGGGCCATCCATGCCCTCAAAGGCATCGCGATTGTCGGGGTGATTTTCCACCACGTCCAGAACCGGAGATTCTCCAGCGAAATGAACGCCGCCATCGAAATTCTGCCAGCCCTGTTCAGTTGGTGCGTCCTCCTCTTCTTTGCGATCTCGGGATGGCTACACAGCCTGGCGGAAGAACGGAACCCGAAAACGATCGGAATGTTCCTGCGCAACCGGACCAGGCGGCTGCTGGTTCCGTTTGCCGCGCTCGTGCTGTTGTACGCCGCGATGTGGCAGGTGGTCCAAGCGATGGGCATCGGGGATATGGGGGCGAGACTGTCGACGTCTTTTTGGACCAAAATCGTGCAAAGCGTGCCCGGCTGCGATTACAACCCCGTCGCCGAACAACTGTATTTTCTGCCAATCCTGTTTATCGTAGGGTCCGTCATTCATCTGTCATTTCGCCTCCTCGGCCTTGGAGGCGTCTGGGGCTGCACCCTTGGCGGCGCGTTCGCCGGCATGATC harbors:
- a CDS encoding GntR family transcriptional regulator, with amino-acid sequence MSAAGRRAQSPQITRLMTTALQTPGLLSLAAGFTDNHTLPLAAVQSAVATLAREGAADPEFLQYGTNQGRPGLRRLLAARLAAKEPSLDADALAARTFVTNGSQQALYLAIQVLCEPGDIVLVDRPSYFVFLELLQGMGVRALSIPVDDAGLVDGEALRARLRQLRAGGERARLKAVYFVSCFSNPSGRTLTLAEKETLADALVAEDCVVPVIEDAAYRELWYNRPPAAPGVLTLPQWSAFPRLYLETLTKTFASGLKTGWGVCTDDRWLHVMLHTKGHQDFGTANFSQAICEHALASGAFERQLAAIRPTYAAKMRMLHETLHDAGLAARGWRWSEPEGGLYLWLRAPEGTDTGMESAFCKACLREGVLYVPGDLCFGDDVPKNHVRLSYGVLAGDALREAGRRFARAAGCGKTFEQKPRR
- a CDS encoding mannose-1-phosphate guanyltransferase; this translates as MSEPFIVIIAGGKGERFWPQSRAACPKHLLPVVGDKPLLVQTLDRVKPLAPAKNIFVITSAVQAKAVRAVCKGIPAANVVVEPVGRDTAAAVGLAAALVGARDPKGVFAVLPADHVIHDAKAYQTDLKAAFAAAAADDVMVTIGITPTEPATGFGYIQKGDAWKTFTIDRRRRAVSRVKRFVEKPKQEVAGQYLASGDYLWNAGMFVWSVPVVNAAFAAHAPELDAGLAKIRAALAPARKAPLDATLKRVYPKLPRISVDYALLEKSTNVVVLPSSFDWDDVGAWPAVPKHFTPDAAGNVTRGLAVVEQGSNNLVFADEKTKHLVAVLGADDLIVVHTPDATLVVPKAKAQEIKALLKRVEALRGGAKWL
- a CDS encoding addiction module antitoxin RelB encodes the protein MPSQIAISELTTEEKLSLMEELWQDISRDPANVPSPEWHRELLARREQDLAEGRDSFLSWEDAKKQLRARHL